A stretch of DNA from Lotus japonicus ecotype B-129 chromosome 4, LjGifu_v1.2:
AAATCAAAACTCATTTTTTTCCTTCCCGTGATGACTGTCTTGATCTTGTGGCTGTGCATACAAAATTTTAGTTTCAAGGCATAGCTTGGCAAGAATAAATCTGGACAGGAACACACATTATCTGATGCATTACAATCATTGATGAAAATTTAGATTTCTCTATTGCATATGTTAACACAGGAATCAATACACCTTGTTGATTTAAATCCTCAATCTTTCTGGCCACCTTGTTCTCTAAATTAAGGATTGTGCCACTAGAACTAATGGCCACTGCCAATAGAgggatttttgtttttgttgaaagttgatacatatttttttccatttgaggtttttgtttaGGATGAATCTTAAAGAGATGtctaaaatttgaaattgtATAGACTAATTCATAGTCGAGATAATGCAGGCGAGATCAGTAATATCAGAACTATTCTATATATGCCCTGATGCAAAAGCTTGTACCCGAGCTTCAACAAATACGCTAGAACAAGTCATACATgacattggttttcaaaaacagAAGGCAGCAAGACTACAAAGATTTTCTGTGGAGTACTTGGTAAACACTGGACACACGTCACTCAACTGCATGGCATTGACAAGTATGTTATCTTATACCCTTTTATGTGAACATTTTATGGATTTGACTATGATAAAGTGAGACAGGGAAAAGTAAGAGTTCATAATCATTAATTGGAAAGTCAAGGGTTGATGAGAATGAAATTATTTCAAACTATTGTATTTGTGCGTGTTTATGTTCGCAATTTCAACTATTAATTCCAATCAATGGTGCAATTCCTCACTTTTTCTCAATCTGGAGGACTCAAATTATTCCTTATTGTTAATTTAAGCAATGCTATTATTCCTTTTTCCTAAACTGTTTCTCATGATATTtttaataacaaaataaaatggtaaaacattcttaattaaaataagtaaTTACAAATGAAATAGTAATTAAACCAATTTAAATGATCCTAGCTCCTTTTATCTCACTAAATTGGTAAaagatactccctccgttttttATCTTTTGAAGTTTTAGCACTTGTGATTTAACTCAAATTTTTTGAAGTTTTAGGAATTCAAagttcaattaatttttttttccacataTACCCTTATTGGAAACCACACTaaaatttgtgattttttatttttcaaaactgaattaaATCATTATACCATTACCTATGCTCTCATGTACAACTATCAATGCAATACCATCAAATCAGTATGTCTATCAAGTATCAACGTGGACTATATATTGTTTAAATCAGTATGCTATCAAGTACATggattaataaaaataattcacgCAGTAGACTATGTATTCATTGCTATTTAATTTTGTGTGCAACTTGAAAATTTCAACACTTAATGCAAATGTACAGTAACTCAAGAGGCATATATTTATAGTGTTGAAGTAGTGAAGGGTCCCCACGAAATAAAGAGCCGCAATGTTTCTTCATTTTCCACAGCCTACCAACTCACCCCACCATTGTCATCTTCAAGGAAGGGTTTCTAACTAGGGAGAAGGTTTCTGTGAAGGTTTAGAGTGAGATTTTCAATCttaaaacccttattttttaCATTGAAGTTAATTTTAAGCTAAACGTAAGTTGTAATAGACTCTTAAAAGTAAGctacttatttattttttttgcaaaaatgaAGTCTCCAAGTAATTTTATATTGCAAATCTTTAAGAGAATCCAATTTCAATATTTTCACGTATCATTTGTCAATACATAGTGAATTCAAAGATGATTATTAAGATTTCAGCAAATAGTaattaaacaataaaaaaatcatatataaaaaGTTTACATATTTGATAAAAGATACTGATTAGTATTATTTCATAATGTCTCCATAATCAATTTTTGATTGCTCATTGCAAATTTGTAACAGAAGTCAATTTCCATATTTTTACATgataattataaatatatattgaaatttATTCAATTGAAGGTAAATAATAATCACCTTCCAAAATTTAAGTATGTCAACTAAAATTGACATAGGTTGATAATTTTCTACAAAATTAAATCACTAAATGTACAATGAATTACATTAATATATCAATTTAAAGCACAAACACTAAAGATGTTTCACTAAACATACAAAATGATAAGACTGTAAGGTAAAAAAAAGGTTGCTAAGATAAATAGATTCATCATTTTACAaatggaaaattgaaaaaacaaacTAATAATAGTAAGGATTTAATTTGTCTACAAATTGTCAAAAATTTCGTTGTAAACAACATTGTGGTTAGACGACGCAACCTTGCCTTCATCATCTAAAATAAGAATCTTCAAACCCCTTTTTTACCTGACCCTTGAAACTGCAATATAAATCTTACCATGAGTGAATACAGGGTTACGAAGCCAACATTAGATAAAGATTGTCCTTGAGCCTTGTTAATAGTCATTGCGAAACATATAGTCAAAGGAAATTGCCTTCTCTCAAATTTAAATGGATAACCCAGATCAGAGGAAACTAAACTCATTCGAGGGATCCAGATTTTAACCCCCAACATTAGTCTCTTTGATTACAATGACACCAATTCAATGACTATTAGCCTTGTACCATTATATAGGCCAATAGACTGATGTATGTTCCTTATAAGCATAACTGGAACACCAACTTTCAACTTCAACATGTGATTAGGAATCCCAAAACATTTAATGTCATTCAAGAATTTTGTTGTGAATCATTCACCAAGTACTTTTGAATCCTCATCTGAAATACATGTTTTGCCCACACTAAGATACTTTGTTTCCTCACCACGAATGGTAGATAGGATGTGATCATTGACCATTTGACCTGCATCTAAAGTTGTACATAAGATAGCTTGTTCCTAAAAAATATtgacatttttcattttttaattagataTGGATATGTTAAATCTACTGAATCTTGAAGAGGATTAGTAGATTCCTTGATAAGTAATTCATCTGGAATAGTTTCTTCATATTCTCTGCTCTCATTAGTCTGACTATAAATGTTCCCAATCTTAAGAATCTAATAAGCAAACTCATTTACATCATCTAAGTCATTGCTAGAGAATGTAGCCGGTAATCTCATGTTCTGAGACAACTTTAGGAATGtgcaaaaatttaaaatatcaaaTGAGTTGATCGAAGATGATATTATGTCACTTATGCTACCTTTTGGAATGATGGGAAGTATTTGCCTAAAATCGCCCCGGAGGACAACAATAATGCCTCCAAACACCTTATTAGAATTTTCCTCATGATTAAAAGCCAACAAATCATGAAGCGTGCGATCAAGTGCTTCAAAACAATATCTATTAAGCATGGACACCTCATCCCATATAATCAATCTGGTTTGCTGTACAAGTTTGGCTCTAAGGCTCCCCTGCTTAATTTTGCAAGTGGATAAGTcattaatatttattgaaatacaGAACCTTGAATGTGTTGTTCGCCCTCCAGGCAATAGCAAAGATGAAATACCACTTGAAGTCACATTAAGAACAATTAGGCCTTGGGATTTGAGAGTTGCTGATAATGTATTCCAAACAAACGTCTTTTCAGTACCATCATATCCATAAACAAATTGCATAATTTGGTCATACACGCTCCTTTGATCTGCATTAAGACTATTTAACATTGAGATGTTTCTCTGCGAACTCAGCGTTGTCGTAGTTGAATTCATCAACTAGACAGGTTATGAAGCTCATCACTTCCAATATGCAACTCTGTatacaaaaataaatttatttaacttataagcataaaatggttttttcttaaataaaaGATCAAATATATTATATGGTATTTAAATATTAAGATCCAATTATTACTTATATGGTAAACACAAACTACTTCCCATATGGACAATAAATTAATGTACTTGAAAAATTAAGTCGGtgtctctgtttttttttataagcaaatgttagtggttagttgttagcaAGTTAGAAAATCCATTCAAATGTCGGTGTCTCTGTTATAGAGAATTCCATCATCCAATAACATCCAACTCTTCTTCCGCACAAAATAAGCGATTCTCATTGTGTTCATCGTCAACAAAGTAACAAATAACCGTCTGAGGCGATGTCTAGAATCTAGCTCGCTCGCTTTAGTGATTCCTTCAATGTTCTCTTCATCACATGTTAACAATCCTAATGCATGACAGACTCCTTGGTCGGTATTATTTAGGATCCCATTTACGGTCTGTATACTTTCAAAACTGGTCCATCCtctttgtaataaaaaaattaaaaatgatcaATAACCTTCTCACAGCTCGCAATCAGGTCAGAACAAGATCGATTCAGGAGAATTAAAGCAGGGCAatcaaaaattacaaaatagGTTGAGTCAGTTTCATCTATGACTTTGATCTCGATCCTGATCTGATGCCTAAGTATAAGAAAAGTCATTATTACCATGTCAAAGACTATTATTTGTAGGATAAAAGATTGAGCAAAGGTACAACATTACTTCGACATAACATTGACAACACAGCGATCACACAAACCATAGTAATAAGAAACAAAATCGGGATGAACTGTCTTGATACAACTGCGAACATTGTACCACCAAGCTTGAGGGTCCAACAGGTACTTAATTGTTGCCTCAGCAATATAACAACTCtcctataaaaaataaaattatattatttgaaTTTATAACCAAATAGTAATAGTAtatataactttatttaaatgtATGTAGTATACCATATCAATTCCAGCATCCTTGAGTTCAACAATCGTTTTTCTCTCAtggaaattaataaaattatctTCGAGTGACACTTGAGAGGCGTCTACGTTACGCCCAACACCTTTTGTGGGAGACGGAAGGCGctgaaacatttttttcttaaacttAACAGCAACAGGAAATGTAGGGTTGAACATTATTTTGCAGCATTTCAGCCCATTCTTAATGGTCCTCTTACCTAATAAGCACCACAAAGTTAGTATGCATCAAACAACAATTAACAAAGAACGTGATTGTAGACTATACCTTGAATGTCCTTAATTTTTTCACACATGATAACCACAACATCGTTCGTAGGGTCTCCAGCAGAGAGTAATCTATCGAGCTCATCTACATAGTGTCCCGAGAAAGAGCACATAAGTTGCACACTGTGTAACAAACAAAAGAGAGAATTACATATATGTACATAATACTAAATAGATATACAATAAATTCAGTGGGTGATAAGTACCCAAAATTATCTAGCTCCATCTGTTTCATCCCTTTTCCACCTTCAAAGTCGCGTTGCTCACCCACTCGAGTCAAAAGACCAATAATATGTGATACAAAAAAACATGTGCATCAATAAATGCAGGAATGCAAAAAATACGAAATTAGACAAAATATTGATTTCAGAAGGGAAGAAATTAACCACAATTACCTACTAAGATGGTTTCGTCTAAAATACCCCCCAACACATCGACAAATTTGACAAAAGAAAATATTGTAGGTGGAACCAATGAATCAGATTGCAGGAGAGTAGTAGTTTCACCCTAAATAGTTATCTTGAATTCATGATTTGCAACCTTGAAACCTTCAGTATTGTCAGTAAGAGTGAAGTTCCTACTTGCATACACATCAACCTCCATAATAAGCCTTTCGTACTTTGGGGCCAAATGTTTATGTACAGTAGCTTGAATAAAGGAACCCTTGGAATTGCTATCATAAAAATTGAAGTTGATCAGATATATAACAGAAAATATAGAATTTACTTGATCTGAGCAAATATAGAATTTAGACGTACTGTTTTTACAATAAAAAACTTAAGATTACATGCTATAATTTATGTATATAGACACACAATGACAAATAAATCGAATAACAGAAGATAACAGCAAGCTAAATAATAGGAAAACAACAAACTAATTCAATTTTTAAATCAAACAGTAGTTGATACATCTACAACAATAAAAATATACAGTTTCATATAATGTTATAAAGTAATACTTGATCATCCATCAATATCATCTCAATTCCAGTCAACTGGTTTCCTGCACGAATGCACCATAACCGAATAACCCTCACAAGAATATTCCAATTATCTCTAATTGGATTGAGGTTAGAAATCTTGTCATAAGCAGGAGTCATTGCGATAGAGAATGGTAAAGAAACAAAGCTCCTGAAAACGCACTCTAAAGAAGATCGAAGGTGTTGAtgccctaaaccctaaacttcATCTCTTATTTATAGTAAAAGTCATATGATATTTGTAAAAATGGGTTGACAAAATTAACCAATCAATATAAATGTGTGATAGAAATCTAAATACAATAACTCAATTTGTTTTTAGTTGAAGAGAGAATCGAGGGTTATTCGTAGCAAGAAGGATAATCATCAGCATGATGGAATTCGTAGCATGTCATTAATCAGTTTAGgaggaaattatttttttaatcataagTAATAGGAGTAATTGACGTTTAAATTTGATTGGGTATCAATGAGGTGGGTTTAAAAAGGAAAGATAATAATGCTTTAATGTGttttaaaggaaaaatatgATCGGTCACGAATTTGGTAGTGTCAGAAAAATTACGGTTAAGCATTGATATCAGATATaatttggtttaaaaaaattcacaacatAAATTATTTAGATGAGCTATTCCAACTCTACCCGCATGAAATTTGTTAATTCCATATGACCCAAGTTCAACTTGCCATAAGTGAAAATAAACATTTctcttagatttttttttaattcggAGAAATTAGAGTGGAAGTTGTGTGAATGATTGACATGTGGCAAAAATTTCCTTGTTATAAACTTTCCTTTATATTGCATTTAGATTTAGATTTGGATTTCTTTTTAAGAGGTATTTAGATTTAGATTAAACCGCCTTGAATAATCAAAAGACTTGATGGAAGAAGGAGGGGTACTGCGCGATGATACAGGGAAGTGGGTGTTGGGTTTTACTAGCAACGTGCATCATGACTACGCTTTTGTCGCTGAAGTGATGGCTCTTCATGACGGGCTTCAGTTAGCTTGGAATCATG
This window harbors:
- the LOC130712535 gene encoding uncharacterized protein LOC130712535 yields the protein MTPAYDKISNLNPIRDNWNILVRVIRLWCIRAGNQLTGIEMILMDDQMYQLLVQLMCSFSGHYVDELDRLLSAGDPTNDVVVIMCEKIKDIQGKRTIKNGLKCCKIMFNPTFPVAVKFKKKMFQRLPSPTKGVGRNVDASQVSLEDNFINFHERKTIVELKDAGIDMESCYIAEATIKYLLDPQAWWYNVRSCIKTVHPDFVSYYYGLCDRCVVNVMSKHQIRIEIKVIDETDSTYFVIFDCPALILLNRSCSDLIASCEKSCILEVMSFITCLVDEFNYDNAEFAEKHLNVK